The following coding sequences are from one Elusimicrobium minutum Pei191 window:
- the rlmN gene encoding 23S rRNA (adenine(2503)-C(2))-methyltransferase RlmN, whose protein sequence is MNFEKIKDFIKENGFPAYRIAQVKDAVYKNGITDWNKAVALPADLKNKLKDNFNILSFTAAKMQFSDKDRTAKALLKLEDGLKIETVLMRMGDVWTVCVSTQVGCPVGCSFCSTGKMRFKRDLTDEEISDQVLFWLSYIKQEKLAQRINNVVFMGMGEPLFNYLNTVKAVKEISNPDRLGIGMRHISISTSGVADKFHNLAVDLPQVNLALSLHSADDDERNKIVPLNRKFNLETLQKALTEYIAMTGRQVFIEYTVVEGVNDRPEHIRLLGKWISGVKDNYLLHVNLIACNMGKGKTTSEKQVKLFAKGLQGLHISVTIRKSLGNDILAACGQLAVKESKEK, encoded by the coding sequence ATGAATTTTGAAAAGATAAAAGACTTTATAAAAGAGAATGGATTTCCCGCTTATCGTATAGCGCAGGTTAAAGACGCTGTTTACAAAAACGGTATTACCGATTGGAACAAGGCCGTAGCTCTCCCCGCAGATTTAAAAAATAAATTAAAAGATAATTTTAATATTCTTTCTTTTACCGCGGCAAAAATGCAATTTTCCGATAAAGACCGCACGGCAAAAGCCTTGTTAAAATTAGAAGATGGCCTTAAAATAGAAACCGTGCTTATGCGCATGGGTGATGTTTGGACAGTGTGCGTTTCCACGCAGGTAGGCTGTCCGGTGGGATGCAGTTTTTGCTCCACCGGTAAAATGAGATTTAAGCGTGATTTAACGGACGAGGAAATCTCTGACCAGGTTTTATTTTGGTTAAGTTATATTAAGCAGGAAAAACTTGCCCAGCGTATTAACAATGTTGTTTTTATGGGCATGGGAGAGCCGCTTTTTAACTATCTAAACACTGTTAAAGCCGTAAAAGAAATATCCAACCCCGACAGGCTTGGCATAGGCATGAGGCATATTTCAATTTCCACCTCCGGCGTGGCGGATAAATTTCACAACCTGGCGGTTGATTTGCCGCAGGTTAATTTGGCGCTTTCGCTTCACAGCGCGGATGATGATGAAAGAAATAAAATCGTTCCTTTAAACCGCAAGTTTAATTTAGAAACGCTTCAAAAAGCTTTAACGGAATATATTGCCATGACCGGCAGGCAGGTTTTTATAGAATACACGGTAGTTGAGGGCGTTAATGACAGGCCCGAACATATCAGGCTGCTCGGTAAATGGATAAGCGGCGTAAAAGATAATTATCTTTTGCACGTTAATTTAATAGCCTGTAATATGGGCAAGGGGAAAACCACTTCCGAAAAACAGGTTAAACTTTTTGCCAAAGGATTGCAGGGCCTTCACATAAGCGTAACAATACGCAAAAGTTTAGGTAATGACATTCTTGCCGCCTGCGGCCAGCTTGCGGTTAAGGAAAGTAAGGAGAAATAA
- a CDS encoding ribonuclease HI family protein — MKVIINVDGGSRGNPGPGASAYVIKDAKGKIIAQEGVFLGICTNNEAEFKALLFAFGAAAKLKATHIQIYADSQLLVKQFLGEYKIKSPNLVPIMEEIRKKAKPFSSVQIAHVPREKNKEADKLANIAMDKATKPVIQKMKADAENFYKTQNKEKIINHLSAKTEEEEKPLSPASAKNKTSKTKKAEPEQLELF; from the coding sequence ATGAAAGTTATTATCAATGTTGACGGAGGCTCGCGCGGCAACCCCGGGCCGGGAGCCAGCGCTTACGTTATAAAAGACGCCAAGGGTAAAATTATTGCGCAGGAAGGCGTTTTTTTAGGTATTTGCACAAATAACGAGGCTGAGTTTAAAGCGCTTCTTTTCGCTTTTGGCGCGGCGGCTAAACTAAAAGCCACACATATACAAATTTACGCCGATTCACAATTGCTTGTTAAACAATTTTTAGGCGAATATAAAATTAAAAGCCCAAATCTGGTGCCTATAATGGAAGAAATACGTAAAAAGGCAAAGCCGTTTTCCTCCGTGCAGATAGCGCATGTACCCCGTGAGAAAAATAAAGAAGCCGACAAGCTTGCCAATATAGCTATGGATAAAGCCACAAAACCTGTTATCCAAAAAATGAAAGCTGACGCTGAAAATTTTTACAAAACCCAAAATAAAGAAAAAATTATTAACCACTTAAGCGCAAAAACCGAGGAGGAAGAAAAGCCGCTCTCCCCCGCGTCCGCAAAAAATAAAACTTCAAAAACAAAGAAAGCAGAACCTGAACAATTAGAATTGTTTTAA
- a CDS encoding deoxycytidylate deaminase has product MKNKHKLFIEMAKLIAAQSTCCRLQVGAVLVKDNRVISIGYNGVPSGQCHCDDNFAEIYKKEFSSQYATLEEFLKSPDFFKVHGQWSMDNELHAEQNAILFAAKNGISTAGATVYVTLSPCINCAKVIVSAGIERVYFLDLYDRSQEGNVFLAKSGIECRQLTAEEIA; this is encoded by the coding sequence ATGAAAAATAAACATAAATTATTTATTGAAATGGCAAAACTTATTGCCGCCCAAAGCACCTGCTGCCGCCTTCAGGTAGGCGCGGTGCTTGTTAAAGATAACAGAGTTATAAGTATAGGTTACAACGGCGTGCCTTCGGGGCAGTGCCATTGTGACGATAACTTTGCCGAAATTTATAAGAAAGAATTTTCCTCCCAATATGCGACTTTGGAAGAATTTCTAAAAAGCCCGGACTTCTTTAAAGTGCATGGGCAGTGGTCTATGGATAATGAATTGCACGCCGAACAAAACGCTATTTTGTTTGCGGCTAAAAACGGAATCTCCACAGCGGGCGCTACTGTTTACGTAACGCTTTCACCGTGCATAAACTGCGCAAAAGTTATTGTAAGCGCCGGCATTGAAAGAGTTTATTTTTTAGACCTCTATGACAGGTCCCAAGAAGGAAACGTGTTTCTTGCCAAAAGCGGTATAGAATGTCGCCAGCTTACGGCGGAAGAAATAGCTTAA
- the creD gene encoding cell envelope integrity protein CreD translates to MSEKKFNFKIILKAGVIGVLLLLMLIPLSFVKGVVKERSNYKNDAFKTISGSWGKDQLIAAPFLNVPYSYIYQEKDKDGKVKDVKRYGIYKISPSKLEADVNIIPQIRYIGIFKLPVYTAEVTLKGAFGKMDDTEGRTVDLSKTQMTIEVADLKGVAKLPEGSFNNRKLDFAPYTGSNAVLFSSALGNDEDYKDIAVLTKTEDSMRGHYKEYGSYGNRPGNQLKAIGSAVNYSNTSSDFEVKFALRGSNTINFVPAAKENKFIVKSSWKDPLFFNSFLPDSKTISSDGFSAEWNISYLASGIAQMFESLDITPSIFGVKLSMPVDNYRNGLRSVKYGILFLSLTFLACFVFEIAGKMPIHPFQYVLVGLAMAVFYLLLVSISEFIPFGWSYMIASAAVVLMVGAYARYGVIKKQGTKYFWIPAGIIAVLYMYLYVLLQLQDLSLLLGSLGLFLGLGAVMYTTRNINWYE, encoded by the coding sequence ATGAGTGAAAAAAAATTTAATTTTAAAATAATATTAAAAGCGGGCGTTATAGGCGTGCTTTTGCTTTTAATGTTAATTCCGCTTTCTTTTGTTAAAGGCGTGGTAAAGGAAAGAAGCAATTATAAAAACGACGCTTTTAAAACAATCTCGGGGTCCTGGGGGAAAGATCAGCTTATAGCGGCGCCTTTTTTAAATGTTCCTTATTCCTATATATATCAGGAAAAAGATAAAGATGGCAAAGTAAAAGACGTTAAAAGGTATGGCATTTACAAAATTTCACCGTCTAAATTAGAGGCGGACGTAAACATTATTCCGCAAATAAGATATATAGGCATTTTCAAATTACCGGTTTACACGGCTGAAGTAACGCTTAAAGGCGCTTTTGGCAAAATGGATGATACCGAAGGCAGGACTGTTGATTTATCCAAAACACAGATGACTATTGAAGTTGCTGATTTAAAAGGCGTTGCCAAACTGCCTGAAGGCAGTTTTAATAACAGAAAACTTGATTTTGCCCCTTATACGGGCAGTAACGCCGTTCTTTTCAGTTCCGCTTTAGGTAATGATGAGGACTACAAAGACATTGCGGTTTTAACTAAGACCGAAGATTCAATGCGGGGGCATTATAAAGAATACGGCAGTTACGGAAATCGGCCGGGCAATCAATTAAAAGCGATAGGTTCTGCCGTAAATTATTCAAACACCTCCTCGGATTTTGAGGTTAAATTCGCTTTAAGAGGTTCAAACACAATTAATTTTGTTCCGGCGGCAAAAGAAAATAAATTTATAGTTAAATCATCCTGGAAAGACCCTTTATTTTTTAACAGTTTTTTGCCTGACTCAAAAACAATAAGCTCGGACGGGTTTTCGGCCGAATGGAATATTTCTTACCTAGCGAGCGGTATTGCGCAAATGTTTGAAAGTTTGGATATTACGCCTTCAATATTCGGCGTAAAACTTTCCATGCCCGTGGATAATTACCGCAACGGGCTGCGCTCGGTTAAGTACGGTATTTTGTTTTTATCTTTAACATTTTTAGCCTGCTTTGTTTTTGAAATAGCAGGTAAAATGCCCATACATCCTTTCCAATATGTTTTAGTCGGATTGGCTATGGCGGTATTCTATCTGCTTTTGGTTTCAATATCGGAATTTATTCCTTTCGGCTGGTCTTATATGATTGCATCGGCCGCGGTGGTTTTAATGGTAGGCGCTTACGCGCGCTACGGAGTTATTAAAAAACAGGGCACCAAATATTTTTGGATTCCCGCTGGTATAATAGCTGTGCTTTACATGTATCTGTATGTTCTTTTGCAGCTGCAGGATTTGTCGCTCCTTTTAGGTTCTTTGGGATTATTCCTGGGCCTTGGGGCGGTTATGTATACAACCAGAAATATTAATTGGTACGAATAA
- a CDS encoding DMT family protein — protein sequence MLLNWLIAFVEYCFQAPVNRIRAKYFTVTQLKTMQKIITLTVFIGACAVYSKEQFA from the coding sequence ATACTTTTAAACTGGCTTATAGCTTTTGTAGAATATTGCTTTCAGGCGCCCGTTAACAGAATAAGGGCAAAATACTTTACGGTAACGCAGTTAAAAACAATGCAGAAAATAATTACCCTTACCGTTTTTATAGGGGCTTGCGCTGTGTATTCTAAAGAACAATTCGCCTGA
- a CDS encoding TolC family protein: MSNFKKIIFMVFIFVPASYILAATPTDEVKIPVYTLDYCIQRALDNNPSLGAASSNLIGAKARVWQSGAVFWPQISANGSWSRSRTEVMDDIFSYSNKSSAGLSASMNIFSFGKNYLTFRAQQLNYTSAGFDYQTTLNQMVFDVTEAYYNLVYAIISVDVFKTSVQRFEQQLAQAQSFFNVGIRPKIDVTNAEVNLNNAKLNLIRAQNSVRTAYAVLNNLMGLQKVEFYDVDKDLTFEKYFISPEDALSNAYKNRPDLASAVAKTDSAKATLNAARAEYFPDINATASYGASGANSLSTENGSVGINASWALFTGLKTTKKAQEAKASYSTSVYNQESVRQQIIKELTQAYANLTQSEEAIPVAGLNVEKARENLALANGRYKVGVGNSIEVKDAEYSFSEAELSYAQALTEYRIAKANILKSMGMR, encoded by the coding sequence ATGAGCAATTTTAAAAAAATTATATTTATGGTTTTTATTTTCGTTCCCGCCTCTTACATACTGGCGGCAACGCCTACTGATGAGGTTAAGATACCAGTCTATACTTTGGACTACTGCATCCAAAGAGCGTTAGACAACAACCCTTCGTTAGGCGCCGCGTCAAGCAATTTAATAGGCGCGAAAGCAAGGGTTTGGCAGTCGGGCGCCGTATTCTGGCCGCAAATAAGCGCAAACGGTTCCTGGAGCAGGAGCAGAACAGAAGTTATGGATGATATTTTTAGTTATTCAAACAAATCTTCAGCCGGATTAAGCGCTAGCATGAACATATTTTCTTTCGGTAAAAATTATTTAACTTTCCGCGCGCAGCAATTAAATTACACAAGCGCCGGTTTTGACTACCAAACAACTTTAAACCAAATGGTTTTCGATGTAACAGAAGCTTACTATAACCTTGTTTATGCTATTATAAGCGTTGATGTTTTTAAAACTTCCGTGCAGCGTTTTGAACAACAGCTGGCTCAGGCGCAAAGTTTTTTTAACGTAGGCATAAGGCCTAAAATAGACGTTACAAACGCTGAGGTTAATTTAAACAACGCTAAACTTAATCTGATAAGAGCGCAAAACTCGGTAAGAACGGCTTATGCTGTATTAAACAATTTAATGGGCCTGCAAAAAGTTGAGTTTTACGATGTTGATAAAGATTTAACTTTTGAAAAATATTTTATCAGCCCGGAAGACGCTCTTTCAAACGCTTATAAAAACAGGCCGGACTTAGCTTCCGCTGTCGCTAAAACGGATAGCGCAAAAGCTACTTTAAACGCTGCCAGGGCGGAATATTTTCCCGACATTAACGCCACCGCTTCATACGGGGCAAGCGGCGCAAACAGCCTTTCTACGGAAAACGGCTCGGTCGGGATAAATGCAAGCTGGGCTTTATTTACAGGTTTAAAAACCACTAAAAAAGCTCAGGAGGCCAAAGCGTCTTACTCCACAAGCGTTTATAACCAGGAATCCGTAAGACAGCAAATTATAAAAGAACTTACACAAGCTTACGCTAATTTAACGCAATCGGAAGAAGCTATTCCCGTAGCCGGATTAAACGTTGAAAAAGCCAGAGAAAACCTTGCTCTTGCAAACGGCCGTTATAAAGTCGGCGTCGGCAACAGCATTGAAGTAAAAGACGCGGAATACTCTTTTAGCGAAGCAGAACTCAGCTACGCGCAGGCTTTAACCGAATACAGAATAGCTAAAGCAAATATTTTAAAATCCATGGGAATGAGATAA
- a CDS encoding efflux RND transporter periplasmic adaptor subunit translates to MTKQTKEGKIKSLFNWFKKLSLLKKSLILLPLIIVIIFLITRGGDKIFYETEPVRIGSIREVVEASGTINPVSQTEVGTQVSGTIYKLYVDFNSPVKRGQLLAEIDPATLRQQVLQQEASLMKAQSELTNSQRTYERYQQLYAQNFVSKSELDQAETTYLTNQANTIQAKASLAKAKTDLDYTRITSPVDGIVISRAVDLGQTVAASFNTPTLFLVAQDLTKMQIEVPVSEADIIKVQEGQNVTFTIDGYPSVTFKGVVNQVRLSPETVQGMVAYTVIIMVDNPELKLKPGMTANVTIITQEKDDAKLVPNAALRFTPKSSTEKYRSQGIWVLTKQGPERIDIKTGIMDDKNTEIISDQINVGDEVIIAETTNAKQKKSLFAGPQRQRRR, encoded by the coding sequence ATGACAAAACAAACAAAAGAAGGAAAAATAAAATCTTTATTTAATTGGTTTAAAAAATTAAGCCTTTTAAAAAAATCCTTAATCTTACTGCCTTTAATAATAGTAATTATCTTTTTAATTACCAGGGGTGGGGATAAAATTTTTTACGAAACCGAACCGGTTAGAATAGGCTCTATACGAGAAGTGGTCGAAGCCAGCGGCACAATTAACCCCGTTTCACAAACCGAAGTCGGTACGCAGGTTTCCGGCACAATATATAAACTGTATGTTGATTTTAACTCTCCCGTAAAAAGGGGGCAGCTTCTTGCCGAAATCGACCCGGCCACTTTAAGGCAGCAGGTTCTGCAGCAAGAAGCCTCCCTCATGAAAGCGCAGAGCGAGCTTACAAACTCACAGCGCACATATGAAAGATACCAGCAGCTTTACGCGCAGAATTTTGTCTCTAAAAGCGAACTTGACCAGGCCGAAACAACCTATCTTACAAACCAGGCAAACACTATTCAGGCTAAGGCCAGTTTGGCAAAAGCTAAAACGGATTTGGACTATACAAGGATTACATCGCCTGTTGACGGTATCGTAATTTCCCGAGCGGTTGATTTGGGGCAAACAGTAGCAGCCAGTTTTAATACGCCCACGCTTTTTTTGGTAGCGCAGGATTTAACAAAAATGCAAATAGAAGTTCCCGTAAGCGAAGCCGATATCATTAAAGTACAGGAGGGACAAAACGTTACGTTTACGATTGACGGATATCCTTCGGTAACTTTTAAAGGAGTTGTAAACCAGGTGCGCTTATCTCCGGAGACAGTACAGGGCATGGTTGCTTACACCGTTATTATTATGGTTGACAACCCCGAACTGAAGCTAAAACCCGGCATGACCGCGAACGTTACTATTATTACACAGGAAAAAGACGATGCTAAACTTGTGCCTAACGCGGCCTTAAGGTTTACGCCTAAATCCTCCACCGAAAAATACAGATCGCAGGGAATATGGGTTTTAACAAAACAAGGTCCTGAAAGAATTGACATAAAAACAGGTATTATGGACGATAAGAATACTGAAATTATTTCAGACCAAATCAATGTGGGCGACGAAGTTATTATAGCCGAAACGACTAACGCTAAACAAAAGAAAAGTCTTTTCGCCGGACCGCAAAGACAAAGAAGAAGATAA
- a CDS encoding ABC transporter ATP-binding protein, which yields MSLIKFKNLTKVYTLGEIQVHALNDVSLTIESGEFVAIMGPSGSGKSTCMNILGCLDKPTSGSYNLDGIDIVSKSLPDLAAIRNQKIGFVFQGFNLLSRTTALENVELPMIYNKIPPAQMRERAMQALVKVGLANRADHVPSQLSGGQQQRVAIARALVNDAPIIFADEPTGNLDTKTSHEVMTLFSQLNSEFKKTVIVITHENDIAAYAKRVVRFLDGKIVEDHVQTPRTPEGI from the coding sequence ATGAGTCTTATTAAATTTAAAAATTTAACCAAAGTTTACACGCTTGGCGAAATACAGGTGCACGCTTTAAACGATGTGTCTTTAACCATAGAATCAGGCGAGTTCGTAGCCATTATGGGCCCCAGCGGCAGCGGCAAAAGCACGTGTATGAATATTTTGGGATGCTTGGACAAACCTACAAGCGGCAGTTATAACCTTGACGGCATTGATATAGTATCTAAATCACTGCCTGATTTAGCCGCAATAAGAAACCAAAAAATCGGGTTCGTTTTCCAGGGGTTTAATCTTCTTTCCAGAACAACAGCTCTTGAAAATGTTGAATTGCCTATGATTTATAATAAAATCCCCCCCGCGCAAATGCGAGAACGGGCCATGCAGGCGCTTGTAAAAGTAGGTCTCGCAAACCGTGCTGACCATGTACCCAGCCAACTTTCGGGAGGACAGCAGCAGCGTGTAGCCATAGCAAGAGCTTTGGTTAACGACGCTCCCATAATATTTGCTGATGAGCCTACAGGCAACCTGGATACCAAAACCAGCCATGAGGTTATGACCCTTTTCAGCCAACTAAACAGCGAGTTTAAAAAAACAGTTATCGTAATAACCCATGAAAACGATATCGCCGCCTACGCAAAAAGAGTAGTACGTTTTTTAGACGGCAAAATTGTTGAAGACCATGTTCAAACTCCCAGAACTCCGGAGGGCATATAA
- a CDS encoding ABC transporter permease produces the protein MVNFITTYTVARIAIKAIWANKMRSALTSLGIIIGVGAVIAMTAIGAGASKDISDRVAKMGSNTINLQAGAASGGGFSFSSQAKYLTTDDVAAIKREIRTIDEVYATITQSKNVTSANTGTMARVMGTTNEIFNVQPWYIAEGRKFTEAEINGAATVCILGSETSKELFADMNPVEQPIRLDGQMYKVVGLMKEVGEGSWGFDPDNGIIVPLSTMQTKLGAAANRPKYVQTITIKAKSYDLISDTEDEVKKLMRQRHKLLPRQEDDFYIRNLAQMLNTMKGMATTMSLLLGAIASISLLVGGIGIMNIMLVSVTERTREIGIRMAIGASLWDIRLQFLMEAMILSILGGIIGITLGLSIAFGLEHFANMVIEITLSSVLLSFFVSAAIGISFGFYPAYKASKLNPIDALRYE, from the coding sequence ATGGTTAATTTTATTACCACTTACACTGTTGCGCGTATAGCGATAAAAGCCATTTGGGCTAATAAAATGCGTTCCGCCTTAACCAGCTTAGGTATAATTATAGGCGTGGGCGCGGTTATCGCTATGACGGCAATAGGCGCGGGCGCCAGTAAAGATATTTCTGACAGAGTGGCTAAAATGGGATCTAACACCATTAACCTTCAGGCGGGCGCTGCTTCCGGCGGCGGGTTTAGCTTTTCAAGCCAGGCTAAATATTTAACTACGGATGATGTCGCCGCCATAAAAAGGGAAATACGTACAATCGATGAAGTTTACGCAACAATAACACAAAGCAAAAACGTAACCAGCGCCAACACCGGCACCATGGCAAGGGTTATGGGAACCACCAACGAAATTTTTAACGTTCAACCGTGGTACATAGCGGAAGGAAGGAAATTTACGGAAGCCGAAATTAACGGCGCCGCTACCGTTTGTATTTTAGGAAGCGAAACTTCTAAAGAACTTTTTGCCGATATGAACCCCGTCGAACAGCCCATTCGCCTTGACGGACAAATGTATAAAGTTGTCGGTTTAATGAAAGAAGTGGGCGAAGGCTCCTGGGGTTTTGACCCCGATAACGGCATTATCGTGCCGCTTTCAACAATGCAGACGAAATTGGGCGCGGCGGCAAACAGGCCCAAATATGTGCAAACTATTACCATTAAAGCCAAATCTTATGATTTAATTTCAGATACCGAGGATGAAGTCAAAAAGCTTATGCGCCAGCGCCATAAGCTTTTACCCCGACAGGAAGACGACTTTTACATAAGAAACCTTGCCCAAATGTTAAACACAATGAAAGGTATGGCCACAACAATGAGCCTGTTGTTAGGCGCGATAGCGTCAATATCTCTTTTAGTAGGCGGCATAGGCATTATGAATATTATGCTTGTGTCCGTAACCGAACGCACAAGGGAAATAGGTATCCGTATGGCTATAGGTGCGAGCCTTTGGGATATAAGGCTTCAGTTTTTAATGGAAGCTATGATACTTTCAATTTTAGGCGGTATTATAGGCATAACGCTGGGGCTTTCAATAGCTTTCGGACTGGAACATTTTGCCAATATGGTTATTGAGATAACATTATCCTCAGTGCTGCTTTCTTTCTTTGTGTCGGCGGCTATAGGTATTTCATTCGGGTTCTACCCCGCTTACAAAGCAAGCAAACTCAACCCTATTGACGCTTTAAGATACGAATAA
- the secG gene encoding preprotein translocase subunit SecG: MYTLILVIHFLACILLILSVLMQSGKGSAAGIFGGGGGSDALFAGPTAFNFLNRFTAVVAITLFCTSITLTVLTAKRGASSVVDNVKVPVTQTQPVNNNK; this comes from the coding sequence ATGTATACATTAATATTAGTAATTCACTTTTTAGCGTGTATTTTGTTAATTTTATCAGTACTTATGCAAAGCGGTAAAGGTTCGGCCGCGGGCATTTTTGGAGGAGGCGGAGGCTCGGACGCTTTGTTCGCAGGGCCTACGGCTTTTAACTTTTTAAACAGATTTACGGCAGTAGTGGCGATAACACTTTTCTGCACCTCAATAACGCTTACAGTGCTAACCGCTAAACGCGGAGCAAGCTCGGTTGTTGACAATGTAAAAGTACCCGTTACTCAAACCCAGCCCGTTAACAACAATAAATAA
- a CDS encoding acetyl-CoA carboxylase biotin carboxyl carrier protein, with the protein MDTKLLTQVTSWLKETDIVEFVYHKDGNNIEIKTKEASVTGTNFECSLFSVASPAVGFYYRAAKGKTNPLKEGQKIAEGDFLGIVETSAKKIEVKAPVEGKLRIISIEDSKPVEFGQPLFFIEP; encoded by the coding sequence ATGGACACAAAACTTCTTACGCAGGTTACATCTTGGCTTAAAGAAACAGATATTGTCGAATTTGTTTATCATAAAGACGGTAATAACATTGAAATAAAAACAAAAGAAGCTTCGGTAACGGGCACAAATTTTGAATGTAGTTTATTTTCGGTTGCTTCACCCGCTGTCGGGTTTTATTACCGCGCGGCCAAAGGTAAAACAAACCCTTTAAAAGAAGGGCAAAAAATAGCCGAAGGCGATTTTTTGGGTATTGTTGAAACCTCCGCAAAAAAAATCGAAGTTAAAGCTCCCGTCGAAGGCAAGTTAAGAATCATTTCAATAGAAGATTCAAAACCCGTAGAATTCGGACAGCCTTTATTTTTTATCGAACCGTAG
- the accC gene encoding acetyl-CoA carboxylase biotin carboxylase subunit gives MTTEKFNKVLIANRGEIAVRICRTLKEMGIKSVAVYSEADRDSMHVRAADEAVCIGPASSKESYLNIDAIVSAAKITNTDAIHPGYGFLSENPKFSKAVTKAGIVFIGPTPEAIEALGVKSAAREIAIKAGVPVIPGSDGIVGKNYKEIAKKIGFPIMIKATMGGGGKGMRAVMKEEDLDKMMQMAQNEARAAFGDDRVYFEKLVLAPRHIEVQVAADAHGNVLSFTERDCSMQRRHQKLVEESPSPFVTPEVRKKLTQAASKMIKACQYTGVGTVEFLMDQNKDFYFMEVNTRLQVEHPVTEMVCGYDLVKMQIDIAQGKKLQITPEQALQITCHAIEHRINAEDCENNFAPNPGLITEWIPAGGLGVRVDTHMYTNYTIPSYYDSLIAKLIVWAPSRERAISRAKRALSEFHIGGIKTTIPVHNKILNNKDFASGNMDTGLLERIFKEDESKK, from the coding sequence ATGACCACAGAAAAATTTAATAAAGTTCTTATCGCTAACCGCGGTGAAATCGCTGTACGCATCTGCCGCACGTTAAAAGAAATGGGCATTAAATCCGTTGCTGTTTACTCGGAAGCGGACAGGGACTCAATGCATGTAAGAGCGGCGGACGAAGCCGTCTGCATAGGCCCCGCCTCCTCAAAAGAAAGCTATTTAAATATTGACGCCATTGTAAGCGCGGCTAAAATAACAAATACGGACGCTATTCACCCGGGTTACGGATTTCTGTCGGAAAATCCTAAATTTTCAAAAGCGGTTACAAAAGCGGGCATAGTCTTTATAGGCCCCACGCCGGAAGCTATTGAAGCTTTAGGCGTAAAAAGCGCTGCGCGCGAAATTGCGATTAAAGCGGGCGTACCCGTTATTCCCGGTTCAGACGGTATTGTCGGCAAAAATTATAAGGAAATAGCAAAAAAAATAGGCTTTCCAATAATGATTAAAGCCACAATGGGCGGCGGCGGCAAAGGTATGCGCGCCGTTATGAAAGAAGAAGATTTAGATAAAATGATGCAAATGGCGCAAAACGAAGCCCGCGCCGCTTTTGGCGACGACAGAGTTTATTTTGAAAAACTTGTTTTAGCGCCAAGACATATTGAGGTGCAGGTGGCGGCCGACGCGCACGGAAATGTTTTGTCTTTTACTGAACGCGACTGCAGCATGCAAAGAAGACATCAAAAATTGGTTGAGGAATCTCCCTCGCCTTTCGTTACCCCCGAGGTAAGAAAAAAGCTTACGCAGGCCGCGTCCAAAATGATTAAAGCCTGTCAATATACGGGCGTAGGCACTGTTGAATTTTTGATGGACCAAAATAAAGATTTTTATTTTATGGAAGTTAACACAAGACTTCAGGTAGAACACCCCGTAACCGAAATGGTTTGCGGTTACGATCTTGTTAAAATGCAAATTGATATCGCACAGGGTAAAAAACTTCAAATAACACCCGAACAGGCTTTGCAAATTACCTGCCACGCCATAGAACACCGCATAAACGCCGAAGATTGTGAAAACAATTTTGCCCCTAACCCGGGTTTAATTACGGAATGGATTCCCGCCGGAGGCTTAGGTGTAAGAGTGGACACGCATATGTACACAAATTACACCATACCCAGCTATTATGACAGCTTAATCGCCAAGCTCATTGTTTGGGCTCCTTCACGCGAAAGAGCTATCTCAAGAGCCAAGCGCGCTTTATCGGAATTTCACATCGGCGGTATTAAAACAACCATCCCGGTGCATAATAAAATTTTAAATAATAAGGATTTCGCATCAGGTAATATGGACACGGGCCTTTTGGAAAGGATATTTAAAGAAGATGAAAGCAAAAAATAA